Sequence from the Schaalia sp. 19OD2882 genome:
ATCCGCGTCCCCGTCGGGGCCACGGAACAACTTTGGCACTCACGCGCCCAGAGTGCCAATGCTACTCCGGGCCGGGGTGTCAGCGGGTACCGGGAGCGGTGACGAAGTCGATGAGTTCCTCCACACGCCCCAGCAGAGCAGGCTCCAGATCCTTGTAGGTGCGCACCGTGGCAAGGATCCTGCGCCAGCCGTGGGCGATGTCGGCCTGGGTGGCGTGGGGCCATCCGAGGTGGGCCAGGGTCCCGCGTTTGATGTCCGTGCCACGGGGTATCTCCGGCCAGCGCTCGAGCCCCACCCGCTGGGGTTTGACCGCCTGCCAGATGTCGACGAAGGGGTGTCCGACGACCAGGAGCCCCTGGCCCCATCGCGCCTGGAGGGCCTGGGCGATGCGCGACTCCTTCGATCCGGGCACCAAGTGGTCCACGAGGACTCCGGCCCGGGTGGTTCCTCCCGGCTGGAAGTCGTCGAGGACGGCCTCCAGGTTGTCGACCCCGTCGAGCAGTTGGACGACCACCCCGGCCTCGGCAAGGTCATCGCCCCACACGTGCTGGACCAGTTCCGCATCATGTCGGCCTTCCACCCACAGGCGTGAGGCGCGCGCCACGCGGGCGGGACCCTTGGGGGCGGCGATGGATCCGGAGTTCGTGACGCGTCTGCCACCGGGAGTGGTCAGGGCAGCCGGAGCGCCGGGCGCAATCCCGGGACTGCGCGCCGGCGCCCTGGAGGGCCGGGGCGGCAGGACCTCGACTGGTTTGCCGTCCAACCAGAAGCCGGGCCCCAAGGGGAAACTGCGGCGGCGGCCTCGTCGGTCCTCGAGTTCAAGGACGTGCATTCCGCCGGACTTCTCCACCCGGGTGATGGCACCGACCCACCCGGTGGTCACGTCCTCCAGGACCATGCCGATCTCGGCGTGGACCGGGGCGGATCGTGGTCTGCGGGCGCTGGGCCCCTGCCTGTGCGGGTCGTGCGAGAGGATGTCGGGGCCGTAAGGGTCGTCGAAGGATCGGCGTGGATTCACCCGGAAACCCCGGCCCGCCTCGCCTGCCGACACCGGTGTCCCCCTCTCACTTGTCGGCGCCCACCGTGCGGGCCCTGCTGTACAGCAGGGTGACGATCCCGGCGAAGAGGATGACGCCGATGACCTGGGTCAGACCTTCGAAGCCTTCGGGAACCAGCGCCAAGGGATCGTCCTTTCCGGAGAAGCCGACGATGCCCGCATAGACGACGCCCCACAGGGATTCGCCGACGATGAGGCCAGTGGCCATGAGGGTGCCCATGCGCCTGGCGCGCTCGGGGTCGCTCTGGCGCTGCGCCCACTTGTCGTGCAGCACGCCGATGAGGGCTCCGATGGGGATCATGATGGTGATGGCCATGGGCAGGTACATTCCCATTCCCACCGCCAGACCCGGCAGGGACAGCTTCTTCGTCGTACGGGTGAGGATCTCGTTGATGATGATGACGACCACGCCGATGGCCGCGCCCACACCGATGAGGTTCCAGTTGAGATCGCCACCGAAGACGCCCTTGATGAGGTCCGAGATCAGCGAGGCCTGGGGGGCCGCCAGCGCCTTCTCCCCAGCGCCGGGGGCTCCTTGGAAGCCGAAGGCGGTCTGCATGAGGTTGAGGACGGGCGGGATGACGATCGAGCCGAAGACGACACCGATGACCAGGGCCACCTGCTGCTTCCACGGGGTGGCGGCCACCAGCTGGCCGGTCTTGAGGTCCTGGAGATTGTCGTTGGAGATCGTCGCGATACCGAAGACGACGGCAGCGGTGAACAGCGTGTAGGCCACCAGGGCGGACACCTGGTCACCGGTGACGGTGCCGTGGACGGCCTTGACGACGAGGGCAGCAGCGATTGCGACGATGATGCCGACGCCGGAGATCGGCGAGTTCGACGCGCCGATGAGACCCGCCATGTATCCGCACACGGAGGCCACGGCCAGACCGGTGAGCAAGATGAACAGGATCGAGACGATGATGAGGCCCAGGACGGAGTGTTCGATGGCGGTCCCGCGGACGAAGAGCCACAGGAGGACACCGATGGGCAGCATCGAAGCAATGGTGGTGCCGATGACGAACTTCGCCGACAGGTCCTGTTCGGTCAGTTCCACCGTTTGTCCCGCCTGGCGGCGCGAGGAGGAGACCAGGGAGTCGCGGATTCCACCGATGATGGGGCCGAGCAGTTTGAGCAGGGTCCACACGGCGGCCACGGCGATCGTGCCGGCACCCATGAGGCGCACCTCGGACTTGAAGACGGTGCCGACGGTGTCCGCGAGGGATTCGACTCCTTCCACGTGACCCCAGGTCTGCATGGGCAGCAGTACCCCGTAGGAGATCAACAGACCGACGACCATGGCGATGCCGACGCCAAGACCGACCAGGTGGCCCACGCCGATGAGGGCCAGGGACAAGGAGCCAGCGGCCATGGTGCCGCCCGCGCCGATGCGGAACACTCCGGAGACTTCCGTGGCCACGGCCTTGAGGGATCCCAGGACGACGAAGGCCGCCGACGACAGGCCGCCCCAGACGATGGCCATGAGGCCCTTGTGGGACTCCTCGGCGCCTTCATGGGTGTCGCCGACTTTGAGGACCTCGGCTGCCGCCACGCCTTCGGGATAGGGCAGGTCGGAGTTGGTGACCAGGGCGCGGCGCAGCGGGATGGAGTACATGACGCCCAGGATTCCGCCCAGTGCGATGACGAACACCGACTGCCAGTAGGGGAATCCTTGCCACCAGCCGACCATGACCAGGCCCGGCAGGACGAAGATGATCGCGGAGAGGGTTCCCGCCGCAGACGCGATGGTCTGGACGATGTTGTTCTCCTGGATGGTGTGGTCCTTGAAGTAGCGCAGGACGGCCATGGAGATGACTGCGGCGGGGATCGAAGTCGCGAATGTCAGCCCGGCCTTGAGGCCCAGGTAGACATTCGCAGCGGTGAAGATGATGGTGATGATTCCACCAATGACGATTCCGCGAATCGTCAGCTCCTTGAGGGAACCTCTGTCGGCGGGTGTGGGGGCGGACATGTCTTCATCTCCTTGTGGGAATTGGGACAGTCGGAGGGTATCACCGGGTTCAGATCCTGACGACGATCGCCCATGATCGCCAAGACGCTGTGCCACCAGGCTCTCCACGCAGGTCACAGGGCCGCCCGCTGTGAGCGAGGGCGGCCCTGTGACGCTCGGGCGAATCAGTGCTCGGCGGCAATGGCCTCCTCCCGAGTCGCGTGCACGGTGCCGTGCGCGTGCTCCGGCGGGGCGTAGATCGAGTAGACCTTCAGCGGAGTCTGGCCGATGGACGTGAGGTTGTGCCACGAGCCCGCGGGAATGAAGATCGCATCATCGTCAGAGGCTTCGACGTCGAAGGTGAGTTGGTCCTTCGCGGGGCCCATCTGCACCCGGGCCCGTCCGTCCTCGATGCGCAGGAACTGGTCGTGGTCCTCATGGACCTCCAACCCGATGTCGTGGCCGGGTTCGATGCTCATGACGGTCAGTTGCAGGTTGCTGCCCGTCCACAGGGTCGTGCGGTAGTTCGTGTTCTGCGTCGTCGCCTCTTCAATGTTGACGACGTAGGGGTTGGGTCCGTGGTCCACGCTCATGACACTCCTCCATCAGTCCTTCGTGTCGCCCGCCCCGATCGGGCGGTCGGCGCTTTCGATCCTATGCCCGCTCCCTCCCGATTGCGCGCAGGGGTGGGCCCGACAGGCGCCACGCCTCGACGATTCGGCGACACCCGGGTGCCGAGCCGAAGGTCTCCAGGTCGTGCGACGCGACAAGGGCATTCGTCCCGGCCTCACTCCTGGGTGAGCACCCGTGTCACGTGGTCGGCCAGTAGGCGCCCTGGCAGGGTGAGGCGAATCCGCCCGCGCAGGGCTGCGGCACCGTCGACCAGACCATCGGCCACCAGAGCGGCGATGGCCTCAGGGGCGAGCCCTTCTGGCACCTCCACCCCGTCGCTGGTGCGCACCGCCAACATGATGCGCTCCAACTCCCGCGTGGCGGGGTCCAGGACCTCCCCCGCCGCCGCCGGGGACGAACCCGCCTGGACGCGCCCCGCGTGGGCGCGCGGGTGTTTGACGTTCCACCAGCGGGTACGCCCCACATGGGAGTGGGCTCCCGGCCCCAGCCCCCACCAGTCATGGTCACGCCAATAGGCCAGGTTGTGTCGGCTCGCACGGCGCAGGGCGGAGGCGGGCAGGCCGCCCTCGTCCCCTCCGCGCCTGGCCCAGTTCGAGATCTCGTACCAGGCCAAGCCCGCCTCCCCCAGCAAGCGGTCCGCCAATTCGTACTTGGCGGCCTCGTCATCCGGGTCGGGTTCGGGCAGCTCACCGCGCGCCACCTGCACCCCCATGCGGGTCCCCTCCTCCACCACCAGGGCATAGGCGCTCACGTGGTCGGTTCCAAGCCCCAGCGCCACCTCGAGGGAGCGCTCCCAATCCCCCAGACTCTCTCCCGGCGTGCCGTAGATGAGGTCCACCGACACCTCCAGACCCGCCTCACGCGCCCAAGCAACCACCAGCGGAAGACGTTCGGGCCGGTGGGTGCGCTCCAGCGTCGCCAGCACATGCGGAAGCGCCGACTGCATCCCGAAGGAGACCCTGGTGACCCCGGCTGCGGCCAGGCCGGCCAGCGCCGCAGCGTCGACGCTGTCCGGGTTCGCCTCGACGGTGACCTCCGCCCCGCCGGCCACGCCGAAGTGGGTGCGCACCCCCTCAAGGATGCGTGCGATCTCACCCACGGCCAACAGGGTGGGGGTCCCTCCCCCGAGGAAGACCGTGGAGGCGGGGCGCTCACCGAAACCGGCCCGGCCCAGCACGGTGGAGGCCAGGCGCGCCTCGGCCACCACCGTGTCCGCATAGGAGTCGGGTTCGGCGCCCGGCCCGAAACCCACCGTGTAGGTGTTGAAGTCGCAGTAGCCGCAACGCCGTGTGCAAAAGGGCACGTGCACGTAGACGCTGAAAGGACGCCCGGCCCCGACCTCGGCAAGGTCGCCGTCCAGGCGCCCGTCCGACGGCCATTGCCGCCCCTCGGGCTGGGCGGGGCTCACGCCGGGTCAGCCTCTGCGCGCGAGCGCCGCACCCCCAGCACGTCACGTGAGACACGCCCAGCAGCATGTCCGCGGGTCTCGAAGTGGGTGACCAGGCGCCCGTCCCAGCGGGGGGCGAATCCGCCGTGGTCCCCGCGCGGGTCGGCCGCGTCGGGCCGTTCCCCCGCATGCGGATTGACCAAGGCGGGGCAAGCCTCGACCACGTCACGCATCTGCCAGGCGTAGTCCTGCCAGTCGGTGGACAGGCGCCACCGGCCCCCGTCCACGAGCAGCCGCGCCACCTCCAGGGCGAAGCCCGCTTGGACCAGGCGGCGCTTGTGGTGGCGCGACTTTCGCCACGGATCGGGAAAGAAGGTCCACACCTCGTCGATGCTGGCCTCACCCAGGACGATCGGCAGGGCCTGCTGGGCGTCGGCCTCGATGACGCGGATGTTGTCCACGCCGGCCTCGACCGCCTTGGACACGAGTTTGGCGATGCCCGGCACCCAC
This genomic interval carries:
- a CDS encoding DUF3097 family protein, giving the protein MNPRRSFDDPYGPDILSHDPHRQGPSARRPRSAPVHAEIGMVLEDVTTGWVGAITRVEKSGGMHVLELEDRRGRRRSFPLGPGFWLDGKPVEVLPPRPSRAPARSPGIAPGAPAALTTPGGRRVTNSGSIAAPKGPARVARASRLWVEGRHDAELVQHVWGDDLAEAGVVVQLLDGVDNLEAVLDDFQPGGTTRAGVLVDHLVPGSKESRIAQALQARWGQGLLVVGHPFVDIWQAVKPQRVGLERWPEIPRGTDIKRGTLAHLGWPHATQADIAHGWRRILATVRTYKDLEPALLGRVEELIDFVTAPGTR
- the trmB gene encoding tRNA (guanosine(46)-N7)-methyltransferase TrmB — encoded protein: MARTKSFTRRSRELPANLQRTWQAHAHRFVVDVRRGVGHTTVAEDFRLDLPHLFGRCAPVTLEIGSGTGEQAVHAAAAHPECDFLCFEVWVPGIAKLVSKAVEAGVDNIRVIEADAQQALPIVLGEASIDEVWTFFPDPWRKSRHHKRRLVQAGFALEVARLLVDGGRWRLSTDWQDYAWQMRDVVEACPALVNPHAGERPDAADPRGDHGGFAPRWDGRLVTHFETRGHAAGRVSRDVLGVRRSRAEADPA
- the hemW gene encoding radical SAM family heme chaperone HemW; this translates as MSPAQPEGRQWPSDGRLDGDLAEVGAGRPFSVYVHVPFCTRRCGYCDFNTYTVGFGPGAEPDSYADTVVAEARLASTVLGRAGFGERPASTVFLGGGTPTLLAVGEIARILEGVRTHFGVAGGAEVTVEANPDSVDAAALAGLAAAGVTRVSFGMQSALPHVLATLERTHRPERLPLVVAWAREAGLEVSVDLIYGTPGESLGDWERSLEVALGLGTDHVSAYALVVEEGTRMGVQVARGELPEPDPDDEAAKYELADRLLGEAGLAWYEISNWARRGGDEGGLPASALRRASRHNLAYWRDHDWWGLGPGAHSHVGRTRWWNVKHPRAHAGRVQAGSSPAAAGEVLDPATRELERIMLAVRTSDGVEVPEGLAPEAIAALVADGLVDGAAALRGRIRLTLPGRLLADHVTRVLTQE
- a CDS encoding OPT family oligopeptide transporter; translated protein: MSAPTPADRGSLKELTIRGIVIGGIITIIFTAANVYLGLKAGLTFATSIPAAVISMAVLRYFKDHTIQENNIVQTIASAAGTLSAIIFVLPGLVMVGWWQGFPYWQSVFVIALGGILGVMYSIPLRRALVTNSDLPYPEGVAAAEVLKVGDTHEGAEESHKGLMAIVWGGLSSAAFVVLGSLKAVATEVSGVFRIGAGGTMAAGSLSLALIGVGHLVGLGVGIAMVVGLLISYGVLLPMQTWGHVEGVESLADTVGTVFKSEVRLMGAGTIAVAAVWTLLKLLGPIIGGIRDSLVSSSRRQAGQTVELTEQDLSAKFVIGTTIASMLPIGVLLWLFVRGTAIEHSVLGLIIVSILFILLTGLAVASVCGYMAGLIGASNSPISGVGIIVAIAAALVVKAVHGTVTGDQVSALVAYTLFTAAVVFGIATISNDNLQDLKTGQLVAATPWKQQVALVIGVVFGSIVIPPVLNLMQTAFGFQGAPGAGEKALAAPQASLISDLIKGVFGGDLNWNLIGVGAAIGVVVIIINEILTRTTKKLSLPGLAVGMGMYLPMAITIMIPIGALIGVLHDKWAQRQSDPERARRMGTLMATGLIVGESLWGVVYAGIVGFSGKDDPLALVPEGFEGLTQVIGVILFAGIVTLLYSRARTVGADK
- a CDS encoding cupin domain-containing protein yields the protein MSVDHGPNPYVVNIEEATTQNTNYRTTLWTGSNLQLTVMSIEPGHDIGLEVHEDHDQFLRIEDGRARVQMGPAKDQLTFDVEASDDDAIFIPAGSWHNLTSIGQTPLKVYSIYAPPEHAHGTVHATREEAIAAEH